The following are encoded in a window of Heterodontus francisci isolate sHetFra1 chromosome 2, sHetFra1.hap1, whole genome shotgun sequence genomic DNA:
- the LOC137380568 gene encoding putative nuclease HARBI1, with the protein MTYLQMSERQCQRRLQMAREAVTHLCALLNDDLQPMGFCGHPMPVDLKGTAALNFYTSASFQECTSDLCGVMQSAVHHCIREVTNALYRRAIDYVCFRMDPESQAQRAIGFGFIAGLPQVQGLIDCTHVAIKAPAGRPAAYLNRKDFHSLNVQLVCDHHGGVASWRQGFPLQKWLLTLVRNLTSDAEERYNASHGATRATIEQAIGMLKMLFRCLDRSGGALQYQSERAACIIAVCCALCNYALSKGETL; encoded by the exons atgacatacctgcagatgtctgagcgccagtgtcagaggcgactgcagatggcgagagaggcagtgacacatctctgtgccctgctcaatgatgacctacAGCCGATGGGTTTCTGTGGACATCCAATGCCTGTAGACCTCAAAGGGACAGCTgctcttaacttctacacctcAGCATCATTTCAGGAATGCACCAGCGACCTATGTGGGGTCatgcagtcagcagtgcaccactgcatcagggaggtcaccaatgccctgtaccggagggccattgactatgtctgcttcaggatggaccctgagagccaggcccagagggccatcggttttggctTCATCGCGGGATTACCACAGGTGCAAGggctcatagactgcacccatgtggctattAAGGCTCCCGCTGGCCGACCAGCTGCATACCTCAACCGAAaagacttccactccctcaacgtgcagctagtatgtgaccacc atggtggagtggcttcttggagacaaggcttCCCCTTGCAGAAATGGCTCCTGACACTAGTGAGAAACctcaccagtgatgcagaggagagatacaatgccagccatggagctacaagagccaccattgagcaggcaatcggcatgctAAAAATGctcttccgctgcctggatagatcgggtggtgccctgcagtaccagTCAGAAAGGGCAGCTTgtatcattgctgtttgctgtgctctgtgcAACTATGCACTAAGTAAGGGGGAGACCTTGTAG